One window of the Chelonoidis abingdonii isolate Lonesome George chromosome 3, CheloAbing_2.0, whole genome shotgun sequence genome contains the following:
- the RAB1A gene encoding ras-related protein Rab-1A has translation MLEWWRCDYLFKLLLIGDSGVGKSCLLLRFADDTYTESYISTIGVDFKIRTIELDGKTIKLQIWDTAGQERFRTITSSYYRGAHGIIVVYDVTDQESFNNVKQWLQEIDRYASENVNKLLVGNKCDLTTKKVVDYTTAKEFADSLGIPFLETSAKNATNVEQSFMTMAAEIKKRMGPGATAGGAEKSNVKIQSTPVKQSSGGCC, from the exons ATGTTGGAGTGGTGGAGATG TGACTATTTATTCAAGCTACTTCTGATTGGAGACTCTGGTGTTGGGAAGTCTTGCCTTCTACTTAGGTTTGCA GATGACACATACACAGAAAGTTACATCAGCACAATTGGTGTGGATTTTAAAATCAGGACTATAGAGTTAGATGGGAAAACAATCAAACTTCAAATA TGGGACACAGCAGGCCAAGAGAGATTTCGAACGATCACCTCCAGTTACTACAGAGGAGCCCATGGCATCATAGTTGTGTATGATGTTACAGACCAG GAGTCCTTCAATAATGTAAAACAGTGGCTGCAAGAAATAGACCGCTATGCCAGTGAAAATGTTAACAAGTTGTTGGTAGGGAACAAATGTGACCTGACCACAAAGAAAGTAGTAGACTATACAACAGCAAAG GAATTTGCAGATTCCCTCGGAATTCCGTTTTTGGAAACCAGTGCAAAGAATGCAACAAATGTAGAACAGTCTTTCATGACCATGGCCGCAGAGATTAAAAAACGAATGGGCCCTGGAGCCACAGCTGGTGGTGCAGAAAAGTCCAATGTTAAAATTCAGAGCACTCCAGTCAAGCAGTCTAGTGGAGGTTGCTGCTAA